The [Bacillus] selenitireducens MLS10 genome includes a region encoding these proteins:
- a CDS encoding homoserine dehydrogenase, protein MTEKMNIGLLGFGTVGTGVLQIVRDHQDKLVHQVGCPIEISKILVNDLDKDRGISIEPGMLTLEADDILEDPAIDVVIEVMGGTGDARAYIRKALENGKHVVTANKDVMAEHGSELLTLANETGTDLYYEASVAGGIPILRTLVEGLASDRITKMMGIVNGTTNYILTKMTKEGRLYEEVLQEAKALGYAEADPTADVEGIDAARKISILGTLGFSMNLDLDDVEVTGMTKVTSEDIQYADQLGYTMKLIGIANRCEDKVEVSVEPTLMPNEHPLSSVDDEFNAVYVYGEAVGETMYYGAGAGKFPTATSIVSDLVAVLRNKRLGVNGQSLVIPQFDKKLKTDEEIFSKYFMRIHAKDLPGTFANLTAIFGECDISLEKILQVPLNEGRLAEIIVVTHGVSRKNYKEVLQKLNETDAVVEVKSNYRVEGVMKR, encoded by the coding sequence ATGACAGAAAAAATGAACATCGGACTTCTCGGGTTCGGAACGGTAGGTACCGGCGTCCTGCAGATTGTCCGGGATCACCAGGATAAACTCGTGCACCAGGTGGGCTGTCCCATCGAAATTTCGAAAATTCTTGTCAACGACCTCGACAAAGACCGCGGTATCTCCATTGAACCCGGGATGCTGACCCTTGAAGCGGATGACATCCTTGAAGATCCGGCAATCGATGTCGTGATTGAAGTCATGGGCGGCACCGGTGATGCCCGTGCTTACATCCGCAAGGCGCTTGAGAACGGCAAACACGTCGTCACCGCCAACAAAGATGTCATGGCTGAGCACGGTTCGGAACTCTTGACTCTTGCCAATGAAACCGGAACAGATCTGTATTATGAAGCGAGTGTGGCCGGAGGGATTCCGATTCTGCGTACCCTCGTCGAAGGACTTGCTTCAGACCGCATCACCAAAATGATGGGGATTGTGAACGGTACCACAAACTATATTTTGACGAAAATGACGAAAGAAGGCCGCCTGTATGAGGAAGTTCTTCAGGAAGCGAAAGCGCTTGGCTATGCGGAGGCAGATCCGACGGCTGACGTGGAAGGGATTGATGCTGCGAGAAAGATCTCCATTCTCGGCACGCTCGGTTTTTCCATGAACCTTGACCTTGATGATGTCGAAGTGACCGGCATGACAAAGGTGACTTCTGAAGATATCCAGTATGCGGATCAGCTCGGCTATACGATGAAGCTGATCGGGATCGCCAACCGCTGCGAAGACAAAGTCGAAGTCAGTGTGGAACCGACTCTGATGCCGAATGAGCACCCGCTTTCATCCGTCGACGACGAGTTCAATGCCGTCTATGTATACGGGGAAGCCGTCGGCGAGACGATGTACTACGGTGCCGGCGCCGGGAAATTCCCGACTGCCACATCCATTGTCTCTGACCTCGTCGCCGTCCTCAGAAACAAGCGTCTCGGGGTGAACGGACAGAGCCTTGTCATTCCGCAGTTCGACAAGAAGCTCAAAACGGATGAAGAAATCTTTTCAAAGTACTTTATGAGAATCCATGCGAAAGACCTCCCTGGCACCTTTGCCAACCTGACAGCCATTTTCGGTGAATGTGACATCAGCCTCGAGAAGATTCTGCAGGTTCCGTTAAACGAGGGACGTCTCGCTGAGATCATCGTCGTCACGCACGGTGTATCAAGAAAGAACTATAAAGAAGTGCTTCAAAAACTAAATGAAACGGACGCGGTGGTGGAAGTAAAAAGCAACTACCGTGTGGAAGGAGTCATGAAACGATGA
- a CDS encoding glycoside hydrolase family 2 protein — protein MMRGFVYVLLGMILLLLIPLGVWRTAADQPLSVTLLHHGQGDNTSLDSGLVWVLEHFHHIQSEDDITLYETGMDLNDQDLIIINNTDQQTALSMDDVFTVKEAVLMHGTDLIAEFNTFAAPTSRDVQREMADFLRVGWDGWTGKYFKDLSFSNNELPASIKAAYQDDQDEWGYTGEGILFVNEWTEAHVVLSKEAGEIDDALRFTLTQHDDQPFTLSASPLYNGWFDVVTPVVDEQILGTFQTHATESGDAKLAEAGIPTVIPAISHYEQGGAKVYYFSGHFSEVGNVPSLSTYSGAAKIREYLTFDAFFPDTALFWNASVPIYRTLFADGTREREVIAEETADRDPAFSPGRVSGDQFEVRVGDSWEPFTVKGVNMGMGKPGYFPGEAAISKDEYARWFEQIGEMNANAIRNYTLHPPAFYEAFLAYNERADEPLYLFHGVWIDEEPLEETQDAFEGEITEEFQEEIRTIVDVIHGNAVVPPRPGHASGIYGANISDYVIGWIIGIEWYPLMVDAMLEAYPDLDDIRLNYVYTENADPFEIWLAEQLDVLAAYEDEHYGVIRPLSFTNWVTTDHLEHPAEPLEQEDMASVNPNAIRMIDETAHTGMFASYHVYPYYPDFLNLEEAYTTFIDHRGNENNYAGYLDDLNMENDHPVLIAEFGIPASRGLTHRNPFGWNQGFIEESEQGEIVSGLFEDIVHEGMLGGLIFAWQDEWFKRTWNTMDYDNPDRRPFWSNTQTNEQRFGLLSFDRNKVRLNGMQDWPEDTYFPGGIPAHPDIEQVQLNHDEQFLYLGVTLKEPVYERAADDPITLYMSMREEEGVPVEPDGFSADFRLTVESESAGDLFIAGDYDSFYYDYDYAIKEVYPDDDQDQFLSAFYPIRLALNQEIRRPDTRELIPFDYYETGELLAGVGDPDHPLYHSLSDFTFSDDGLFLEIRLPWLLLNSKDPSKREFIGNLYDGLGNESSIFIDSISFYAPGSDSSSSVSWFYTWEEWDLPLYEERLKQSYPIIQETFRSSPE, from the coding sequence ATGATGAGAGGATTCGTTTACGTGCTGTTGGGAATGATACTGTTGTTGTTGATTCCTCTTGGGGTATGGAGAACGGCTGCCGATCAGCCGCTTTCTGTCACGTTGCTTCACCATGGTCAAGGGGATAATACGTCTCTTGATTCCGGGCTCGTCTGGGTTCTTGAGCATTTTCATCATATCCAAAGCGAAGACGACATTACGCTCTATGAGACCGGCATGGATCTGAACGACCAGGATCTGATTATCATTAATAACACGGATCAGCAAACGGCACTCTCCATGGATGATGTATTCACAGTAAAAGAAGCGGTTCTCATGCATGGGACTGACCTGATTGCCGAGTTCAATACATTTGCCGCGCCAACCTCCCGGGACGTGCAGCGGGAAATGGCGGATTTTCTGAGAGTGGGATGGGACGGCTGGACCGGCAAATATTTCAAGGATCTCTCCTTTTCAAACAATGAATTGCCGGCGTCCATCAAAGCAGCCTATCAGGATGATCAGGACGAATGGGGCTATACAGGAGAAGGGATTCTGTTTGTCAATGAATGGACCGAAGCGCACGTCGTCCTCTCCAAAGAGGCCGGGGAGATCGATGATGCGCTCCGCTTTACGCTCACACAGCACGACGATCAGCCCTTCACTCTCTCTGCTTCCCCCCTCTACAATGGCTGGTTCGACGTCGTAACACCCGTGGTGGATGAGCAGATACTCGGCACCTTTCAGACGCACGCCACAGAATCAGGAGACGCAAAACTTGCGGAAGCCGGTATTCCAACAGTCATCCCTGCCATTTCCCATTATGAACAGGGAGGCGCTAAGGTCTATTACTTCAGCGGCCACTTTTCCGAAGTGGGGAACGTTCCTTCTTTGTCCACCTACAGCGGAGCCGCCAAAATTCGTGAATACCTCACCTTTGATGCCTTCTTTCCGGACACGGCTCTGTTCTGGAATGCTTCCGTTCCCATCTATCGGACCCTGTTTGCAGACGGAACACGAGAGAGAGAGGTCATAGCAGAAGAAACAGCTGACCGTGATCCTGCTTTTTCTCCCGGAAGGGTGAGCGGCGATCAGTTTGAGGTCAGAGTCGGCGATTCATGGGAGCCCTTTACCGTAAAAGGGGTGAACATGGGCATGGGGAAACCGGGTTATTTCCCCGGAGAAGCCGCCATCTCAAAGGATGAATACGCCCGGTGGTTTGAACAGATCGGTGAAATGAATGCCAACGCGATCCGCAACTATACCCTTCACCCGCCTGCCTTTTACGAAGCATTTCTCGCCTATAACGAACGCGCTGATGAACCTCTTTATCTGTTTCACGGCGTCTGGATTGATGAGGAGCCCCTAGAAGAAACCCAGGATGCCTTTGAAGGGGAGATCACAGAAGAATTCCAGGAAGAGATACGGACCATCGTGGATGTGATCCACGGCAATGCGGTCGTTCCTCCCCGTCCGGGTCACGCATCAGGCATTTACGGAGCGAACATTTCGGACTATGTCATCGGCTGGATCATCGGGATTGAATGGTACCCGCTCATGGTCGATGCCATGCTCGAAGCCTATCCGGATCTTGATGATATCCGTTTGAATTACGTCTACACAGAAAACGCAGATCCGTTTGAGATCTGGCTTGCTGAACAGCTCGACGTCCTTGCCGCTTATGAAGACGAACACTACGGCGTCATCCGCCCACTCAGCTTCACCAACTGGGTCACAACCGATCATCTTGAGCATCCGGCAGAACCACTCGAACAGGAGGATATGGCCTCGGTCAATCCAAATGCCATTCGCATGATCGACGAAACCGCGCATACGGGGATGTTCGCGTCTTATCACGTCTATCCGTATTACCCCGACTTCCTGAATCTCGAAGAAGCGTATACGACCTTTATCGATCACCGAGGCAATGAGAATAACTATGCCGGCTACCTCGATGATCTGAACATGGAGAATGATCACCCCGTCCTGATTGCCGAGTTCGGCATTCCCGCCTCACGGGGACTCACACACCGGAACCCGTTCGGCTGGAACCAGGGGTTCATTGAAGAATCCGAACAAGGCGAAATCGTCTCCGGTCTCTTCGAAGACATCGTCCATGAAGGGATGCTCGGTGGTCTGATTTTCGCCTGGCAGGATGAATGGTTCAAGCGCACCTGGAACACGATGGATTATGACAATCCGGATCGCCGGCCGTTCTGGTCGAACACGCAGACCAATGAACAGCGGTTCGGACTGTTGAGTTTCGACCGGAATAAGGTGAGACTGAACGGCATGCAGGACTGGCCGGAGGACACGTATTTTCCCGGAGGCATCCCTGCTCATCCGGATATTGAACAGGTGCAGCTCAACCATGATGAACAGTTTCTCTATCTCGGTGTAACGCTGAAAGAACCGGTGTACGAAAGGGCAGCAGACGACCCGATTACGCTCTACATGAGTATGCGGGAAGAGGAAGGTGTGCCGGTTGAACCTGACGGATTTTCAGCTGATTTCCGCCTTACCGTCGAATCCGAATCAGCGGGTGACCTCTTCATCGCAGGGGATTATGACAGCTTCTATTATGATTATGACTACGCCATCAAAGAAGTCTATCCGGATGACGATCAAGATCAGTTCCTGTCTGCTTTTTATCCCATCAGGCTTGCATTGAATCAGGAGATTCGCAGGCCGGATACAAGAGAGCTGATCCCTTTCGATTATTATGAGACCGGTGAACTCCTGGCAGGGGTCGGCGATCCGGATCACCCTTTGTACCATTCACTCTCCGATTTCACGTTCTCTGACGATGGGCTCTTCCTTGAAATTCGTCTCCCCTGGCTCCTGCTCAACAGCAAGGACCCGAGCAAAAGGGAGTTCATCGGCAATCTGTACGACGGACTCGGCAATGAATCTTCCATCTTTATTGACAGCATTTCATTCTACGCACCCGGGAGTGATTCCTCATCTTCTGTTTCATGGTTTTATACCTGGGAGGAATGGGATCTGCCGCTCTATGAAGAACGTCTGAAACAGTCGTACCCCATCATTCAGGAGACTTTCCGCTCATCACCTGAATGA
- the yidC gene encoding membrane protein insertase YidC, whose translation MTIWHHRFTRPARKHGLLLIVAALILVILSGCQQVAAMEPINAETTGFFNHYVIYPFSYLLTFFADLFGGSYGASIIMMTVLIRTGLMPLMLKQQRTQLGTKKKMIEIQPELEALKAKYKDKKEPEAQQEMQQEMMGIYTKHQFNPLTSMGCLPMLIQLPILIGFYQAIMRTEEIASQQFLWFSLGETDLILPILAALVYFIQFRISLFGMEETQKKQMAVFGYLTPVMMGGFSFMVSAALPLYWTIGGLFLIAQTLVFKWMFREKNRELRERALMKKEAAPSEST comes from the coding sequence ATGACTATCTGGCATCATCGATTCACCCGTCCTGCACGTAAACATGGGCTCTTGCTGATTGTGGCGGCGCTCATTCTGGTTATCCTGAGCGGCTGTCAGCAGGTAGCGGCCATGGAACCGATCAACGCAGAGACGACCGGTTTCTTTAATCACTACGTCATCTATCCGTTTTCTTATTTGCTGACGTTTTTTGCGGATCTCTTTGGCGGAAGCTACGGGGCTTCCATCATCATGATGACCGTTCTGATCCGCACCGGACTCATGCCGCTCATGCTCAAACAGCAGCGCACCCAGCTTGGAACAAAGAAAAAAATGATCGAAATTCAGCCGGAGCTGGAGGCGTTAAAGGCAAAGTATAAAGACAAAAAAGAACCGGAAGCCCAGCAGGAGATGCAACAGGAAATGATGGGCATTTACACGAAGCATCAGTTTAATCCGCTGACGTCGATGGGTTGCCTGCCGATGCTCATTCAGCTGCCGATTCTGATCGGCTTTTACCAGGCGATTATGCGCACAGAAGAGATCGCTTCCCAGCAGTTTCTCTGGTTCAGCCTCGGTGAGACGGACTTGATCCTGCCGATTCTTGCGGCTCTTGTTTACTTCATCCAGTTCAGGATCTCCCTGTTCGGGATGGAGGAGACGCAAAAGAAGCAGATGGCCGTTTTTGGCTACCTCACACCGGTCATGATGGGCGGATTCTCGTTTATGGTCTCTGCGGCTCTGCCTCTCTACTGGACCATCGGCGGGCTCTTTTTGATCGCACAGACGCTGGTGTTCAAGTGGATGTTTCGGGAGAAAAACCGCGAACTCCGTGAACGGGCACTGATGAAAAAGGAAGCAGCACCATCTGAGTCGACATAA
- a CDS encoding class I SAM-dependent rRNA methyltransferase, whose protein sequence is MNEITVKIQQGEVKRYKDGYPLLTKDCLTNPEVLKKEGQILDVTDERGQFIGKGYHGEQNKGVGWIVSRKPGEKLNQDFIDRLILKAIGVRQGYYEDASTTAFRVFNGEGDGFGGVIIDYYERYYVIHWYSEGAYQFKEQFVDSLLRNSDAIGIYEKKRFAKAGQYVEDDDFVTGEQAPSPLVVFENNVSIAVDLNDGAMVGFFHDQREVRRAILEKHAKGRTVLNTFSYTGVFSVFAALGGSLKTVNVDAANRSKEKTAEQFAMNQLDAEDHDIIVDDAFQFLKRTERRGRTFGMVILDPPSFARTKKTTFSAKKDYKKLLLDAIAVTEENGIIVASMNHAGVAPQRFRKTVGEAFQEAGVPFRVLESFGLPSDFKTDPSFKEGMYLKVLILQRKDG, encoded by the coding sequence ATGAATGAAATCACAGTAAAGATTCAACAGGGAGAAGTAAAGCGTTATAAAGACGGCTATCCGCTTCTCACAAAGGATTGTCTGACAAATCCGGAGGTATTGAAGAAAGAAGGACAGATCCTCGACGTGACGGATGAGCGCGGACAATTTATCGGCAAAGGCTACCACGGTGAACAGAACAAAGGCGTCGGCTGGATCGTCAGCCGCAAGCCCGGTGAAAAACTGAATCAGGATTTTATCGACCGGCTCATTCTGAAGGCGATTGGTGTCCGTCAGGGCTATTACGAAGACGCATCGACAACGGCTTTTCGGGTCTTTAACGGAGAAGGGGACGGCTTTGGCGGCGTCATTATTGACTATTACGAACGGTACTACGTCATTCACTGGTACAGTGAAGGTGCGTATCAGTTCAAAGAGCAGTTCGTGGACAGCCTGCTCAGGAATTCCGATGCGATCGGCATCTACGAGAAAAAACGCTTTGCGAAAGCCGGTCAGTACGTGGAGGACGACGATTTTGTCACGGGTGAACAGGCCCCGTCTCCTCTCGTCGTCTTTGAAAACAACGTGAGCATTGCCGTCGACTTAAACGATGGCGCGATGGTCGGCTTCTTCCACGATCAACGGGAAGTCCGGCGTGCGATCCTTGAGAAACATGCGAAAGGACGGACGGTGTTAAACACGTTCTCCTACACAGGCGTGTTTTCGGTTTTCGCAGCACTCGGCGGTTCTCTCAAGACGGTGAACGTCGATGCGGCAAACCGCAGCAAAGAAAAGACCGCGGAACAGTTCGCGATGAATCAGCTTGACGCTGAAGATCATGATATCATCGTCGACGATGCCTTTCAGTTTCTGAAGCGGACCGAGCGCCGTGGGCGGACGTTTGGCATGGTGATTCTCGACCCGCCGAGCTTTGCCCGGACGAAAAAAACGACGTTCAGTGCGAAGAAAGACTATAAGAAGCTCTTATTGGACGCGATTGCCGTCACCGAAGAGAACGGCATCATCGTCGCGTCGATGAACCATGCAGGCGTTGCCCCGCAGCGGTTCCGAAAAACCGTCGGCGAGGCGTTCCAGGAAGCCGGGGTTCCGTTCAGGGTTCTCGAATCCTTCGGTTTGCCGTCCGATTTCAAGACGGATCCTTCTTTTAAAGAAGGCATGTACCTGAAAGTCTTGATCCTGCAGCGAAAAGACGGTTAG
- the thrC gene encoding threonine synthase: MMWRGLLEEYKPYLPVNDRTPMLSLQEGNTPLLPLCHLSEKYGVELYVKYDGANPTGSFKDRGMVMAVAKAKEAGSEAIMCASTGNTSAAAAAYAAQAKMRCFIVIPDGKIAMGKLAQAVVYGAEIVSIEGNFDHALQMVRNLEHQSPITLVNSVNPYRIEGQKTAAFEVIDALGSEPDILSIPVGNAGNITAYWKGFKEYHEAKGTGLPQMRGFEAEGSASIAMNKVIDNPETLATAIRIGNPASWKQAVNAAEESGGKIDYVTDEEIVEAYKLLAREEGVFAEPASAASVAGLIKQLKSGEIKKGSKVVCVLTGNGLKDPNTAIDTAPVQPTALPNDEKVVFEHLLGRVNA, translated from the coding sequence ATGATGTGGCGAGGATTACTTGAGGAATATAAACCGTATTTACCCGTGAACGACCGAACACCAATGCTGTCTTTGCAGGAAGGGAACACGCCGCTGTTGCCACTGTGTCACCTGTCAGAAAAATATGGTGTGGAGCTTTATGTGAAATACGACGGCGCGAACCCGACCGGTTCATTTAAAGACCGCGGCATGGTTATGGCTGTGGCCAAAGCGAAAGAGGCAGGAAGCGAAGCAATCATGTGTGCGTCAACGGGGAACACATCCGCCGCCGCCGCGGCCTATGCGGCCCAGGCGAAGATGCGCTGCTTCATCGTCATCCCTGACGGCAAGATTGCCATGGGAAAACTCGCCCAGGCCGTCGTCTACGGTGCTGAAATCGTCAGTATCGAAGGGAACTTTGACCACGCCCTGCAGATGGTACGAAACCTTGAGCACCAGTCGCCGATCACCCTCGTGAACTCCGTGAATCCGTACCGGATCGAAGGGCAGAAAACCGCTGCCTTTGAAGTAATCGATGCCCTTGGCTCAGAACCGGACATCCTCTCGATTCCCGTTGGCAATGCCGGAAATATCACCGCGTACTGGAAAGGCTTCAAAGAATACCACGAAGCGAAAGGAACGGGCCTTCCCCAGATGCGCGGCTTTGAAGCAGAAGGGTCAGCTTCGATTGCCATGAACAAGGTGATCGACAACCCGGAAACGCTTGCTACTGCAATTCGGATCGGAAACCCGGCAAGCTGGAAACAGGCCGTCAACGCCGCAGAGGAATCCGGTGGAAAAATTGATTATGTAACAGACGAAGAAATCGTAGAGGCATACAAACTCCTCGCCCGAGAAGAAGGCGTCTTTGCAGAACCTGCTTCCGCCGCGTCTGTCGCAGGACTCATCAAGCAGCTCAAATCCGGAGAGATCAAAAAAGGATCGAAGGTTGTCTGCGTCCTGACCGGAAACGGACTGAAAGATCCTAACACGGCCATCGACACAGCGCCGGTCCAGCCAACGGCCCTTCCGAATGATGAGAAAGTCGTTTTTGAGCACTTACTGGGACGTGTGAACGCATGA
- a CDS encoding glycosyltransferase family 2 protein: protein MTTDWLVSAVEVLAWMIVIYMLFVSLLYIVLFSVAMPKIRREQKLNRIEQIEGMTVNQDTYPISVLVPAYNEEVGIVASVNSLLTLNYPEYEVIVINDGSDDETSLRIKDHFNMKPVKLAMRKHFQTAEVTAAYQSSEYGNLYLIEKENGGKGDALNAGINFSSYPYFASIDADSILEKDALLKTMKPIIDSNGEVTATGGTVRIANGCQIEKSVVQTITLPKKPLEVMQIIEYFRGFLIGRLGFSRTNMLMIVSGAFGVFEKSRVIRVGGYDSSTVGEDMELVVRIHRSIKDEKSPQRIEYIQDPVCWTEAPSTFSSLKSQRIRWQRGLTETIWKHKGMMFNPKYKRVGLFSLPYYTFVELLSAVVEFFGYLIIILGLVFAFIDPAIAGMMFAVTILYGSLLSSLSVLLEEWTYHKYQDVKSLPILFLYALTEVFWYRPLTVSFRLVGLFSAFGRKREWGNMERKGIDQTEEKAV from the coding sequence ATGACGACGGACTGGCTTGTTAGTGCGGTTGAAGTGTTGGCCTGGATGATTGTGATTTATATGCTGTTTGTCAGTCTGCTCTATATCGTACTCTTTTCAGTAGCGATGCCGAAAATCCGCAGGGAACAAAAGCTGAATCGGATTGAACAAATCGAGGGGATGACGGTCAATCAGGATACGTATCCGATTTCGGTACTTGTTCCTGCTTATAATGAAGAAGTCGGGATTGTGGCGTCCGTCAACTCTCTGTTGACACTGAACTATCCGGAATATGAGGTGATTGTGATCAATGACGGGTCTGATGATGAGACGTCGTTGCGGATCAAAGATCATTTCAACATGAAACCGGTGAAGCTTGCCATGCGCAAGCATTTTCAAACGGCAGAAGTCACGGCTGCCTATCAGTCTTCTGAATATGGCAATCTGTATTTGATTGAAAAGGAGAACGGGGGAAAGGGAGATGCGCTGAATGCAGGTATCAATTTCTCTTCGTATCCGTACTTTGCTTCCATCGACGCCGATTCGATTCTTGAGAAAGATGCCCTGCTCAAGACGATGAAGCCGATCATCGATTCAAACGGCGAAGTAACAGCGACCGGTGGCACGGTGCGTATCGCCAATGGCTGTCAGATTGAAAAGAGTGTGGTTCAAACGATCACCCTTCCGAAAAAACCGCTAGAAGTGATGCAGATTATCGAGTACTTCAGAGGCTTTCTCATCGGGCGGCTCGGCTTCAGCCGCACGAACATGCTGATGATTGTATCAGGTGCGTTCGGGGTCTTTGAGAAATCCCGGGTCATCCGGGTAGGCGGTTATGACTCCTCAACGGTCGGAGAGGATATGGAGCTCGTTGTCCGGATCCACCGGTCGATCAAAGATGAAAAATCCCCGCAGCGGATTGAATACATTCAGGATCCGGTCTGCTGGACGGAAGCACCGAGTACCTTCTCGTCCCTGAAATCCCAGCGAATCCGCTGGCAGCGCGGTTTGACGGAAACGATCTGGAAGCATAAAGGCATGATGTTTAATCCGAAGTACAAGCGTGTGGGCCTGTTCTCCCTTCCGTATTACACGTTTGTTGAACTCCTCAGTGCCGTGGTCGAGTTCTTCGGCTACCTTATTATCATTCTCGGTCTTGTTTTTGCCTTTATTGACCCGGCAATTGCGGGTATGATGTTTGCCGTGACGATTCTGTACGGTTCGCTCCTCTCTTCGTTATCTGTCCTTCTTGAAGAGTGGACCTACCATAAGTATCAGGATGTCAAAAGTTTACCAATTTTGTTTTTATATGCGCTCACGGAAGTGTTCTGGTATCGGCCATTGACCGTTTCATTTCGTCTTGTCGGTCTGTTCAGTGCGTTTGGTCGCAAACGGGAATGGGGCAATATGGAGCGTAAAGGGATCGATCAGACGGAGGAAAAGGCGGTTTAA
- the thrB gene encoding homoserine kinase produces the protein MTPFDSFDIIVPASTANLGPGFDSVGLALNRHLTLHIEPSERWEVEILDGDLDGIPTDESNFIIEIAKWLAAKFDSTLSPVKIGMTSDIPLARGFGSSASAIVAGMELTNQLLNLHLTDEEKVQWATLYEGHPDNVAPSIYGGLIIGHHDEQGTSVVQAGIPTIDLIALIPDYHVSTAKSRDALPESMTYADAVKASSISNVHVAAIMRNDWHLAGQMMKKDRFHRPYRMAGVPEWEQAEEVAKQLPVHGVTLSGAGPIILFFAPQGMGEQLKPRIERYFPGYNIASLSPDPHGVRVKHRLSTTP, from the coding sequence ATGACCCCTTTTGATTCCTTTGATATTATCGTCCCTGCAAGCACCGCCAATCTCGGCCCTGGCTTCGACTCCGTCGGCCTCGCCCTGAATCGGCATCTGACCCTGCATATCGAACCATCGGAGCGTTGGGAGGTCGAGATCCTCGACGGGGATCTCGACGGGATTCCAACCGATGAGAGCAATTTCATCATCGAAATCGCCAAGTGGCTTGCTGCCAAGTTCGACAGCACGCTTTCACCGGTCAAAATCGGCATGACGAGCGATATTCCTCTTGCGAGAGGGTTTGGAAGCAGCGCTTCGGCGATCGTAGCCGGCATGGAGCTGACCAACCAACTGTTGAATCTCCATTTAACCGACGAAGAGAAGGTCCAGTGGGCGACGCTTTATGAAGGCCACCCGGACAATGTCGCACCGTCCATATACGGCGGGCTGATCATCGGTCATCATGACGAGCAGGGAACGTCCGTTGTACAGGCCGGGATCCCGACCATCGATCTCATTGCCCTGATCCCTGATTACCATGTCAGTACAGCCAAATCCCGCGACGCCCTCCCGGAATCTATGACGTATGCAGATGCCGTCAAAGCAAGCAGCATCAGCAACGTCCATGTCGCCGCCATTATGCGAAACGACTGGCATCTCGCGGGACAAATGATGAAGAAAGACCGCTTCCACCGCCCTTACCGGATGGCCGGTGTCCCGGAATGGGAACAGGCTGAAGAGGTGGCCAAGCAGCTGCCGGTCCACGGCGTGACCTTAAGCGGCGCCGGGCCGATCATTCTCTTTTTCGCGCCCCAGGGCATGGGTGAACAGCTGAAGCCCCGGATCGAACGGTATTTCCCGGGCTACAACATCGCCTCACTGTCTCCGGATCCACACGGCGTACGTGTGAAGCACCGCCTTTCCACCACACCGTGA
- a CDS encoding HEAT repeat domain-containing protein, whose amino-acid sequence MITTVVWLIAGLLMTQLLLLIWMMIRKKRELVLQERVKNLDEKLTKEFRAFIDGEVIHHPRFPDEQKLKIELMESILERSLEGADTLEKKDRIRQLAEASLGDIYRNRLHYAGWSNRINALYFIEDFRMYSLDDEVYTNTDRRKQKKDEEFRQGLRTMAALQDRRVFLLLEEDLDLPFPLLKEVFQRLDQASIAYWFSRYETTADIPEPLLCAFISHCGDVKSEDDQEIVELALNDSRAEVRIKALKALSSYQAVREPARLLLFFQSEQWEERLMVAKLAGHAGLKQYRTQLMKLMEDREWWVRFAAANAIRMLPDGEAHLREIASTHKDPYARDMADRTLTTKWGMTS is encoded by the coding sequence ATGATTACGACTGTGGTTTGGTTAATTGCCGGGTTGTTGATGACTCAGTTGCTCTTATTGATATGGATGATGATACGGAAAAAGCGTGAATTGGTTTTGCAGGAGCGTGTCAAAAATCTCGATGAAAAGCTGACGAAGGAGTTTCGTGCATTTATTGATGGAGAGGTTATTCACCACCCTCGTTTTCCTGATGAACAGAAGCTGAAAATTGAGCTGATGGAGTCAATTTTGGAGCGGAGTCTTGAAGGAGCCGATACGCTTGAAAAGAAAGATCGCATCAGACAGCTCGCAGAAGCGAGCCTCGGCGACATCTACCGGAATCGTCTTCATTACGCTGGCTGGTCGAATCGGATTAATGCCCTCTATTTTATTGAAGATTTTCGCATGTACAGCCTTGACGATGAGGTCTATACGAATACAGACAGGAGAAAGCAAAAGAAGGATGAGGAATTCCGTCAGGGACTCCGGACAATGGCAGCCCTTCAGGACCGGCGGGTATTTCTTCTTTTGGAAGAAGATTTGGACCTGCCCTTCCCTTTACTGAAAGAAGTGTTTCAGCGTTTGGATCAGGCGTCGATTGCGTACTGGTTCTCAAGATATGAAACCACTGCCGATATTCCCGAACCGCTCTTATGTGCCTTTATCAGCCACTGCGGTGACGTGAAGAGTGAAGATGATCAGGAGATCGTGGAGCTCGCGCTGAATGACAGCCGGGCGGAGGTGCGAATTAAAGCGCTCAAAGCCCTGTCTTCCTATCAGGCTGTCCGTGAACCTGCGAGACTGTTGCTGTTTTTTCAGTCTGAACAATGGGAGGAACGGCTGATGGTGGCGAAGCTCGCTGGACATGCCGGGTTGAAGCAGTACCGGACACAGCTCATGAAACTGATGGAAGACCGCGAGTGGTGGGTCCGTTTCGCAGCGGCGAATGCGATCAGGATGTTGCCGGATGGTGAAGCTCATTTACGCGAAATTGCATCAACGCATAAAGACCCGTATGCACGGGATATGGCGGATCGGACGCTGACAACGAAATGGGGGATGACGTCATGA